The Nicotiana tabacum cultivar K326 chromosome 14, ASM71507v2, whole genome shotgun sequence genome contains a region encoding:
- the LOC107811018 gene encoding uncharacterized protein LOC107811018: MVRITICFCIVIVALSLFTTQSEPAVQAYRRDPGHQQWHHGAFQDVKDSVRSDVRQMLHSRAEVPFQVPLEVNIVLVGFSGDGGYRYALDSPKLEEFLKVSFPTHRPSCLETGQPLDIEHHIVYNAFPAGQPELIALEKALKAAMVPAGNARETDFGREVPLFEVEATAVEPEFQKLYTYLFDLESWGQSGEEMDRPWPTVIFIVNFDKVRLDPRNKDIDLDSLMYGRITQLNEEEMKKQEGDYIYRYRYNGGGASQVWLGSSRFVVVDLSAGPCTYGKIETEEGSVSSRSLPRLRNVVFHKGLGVVTEHAAHDTFVGQLASLVATTIEHVIAPDVRFETADMTTRLLIPIIVLQNHNRFNIMTSGHNYSLDIGAIEAEVKKMLHKEQEVVMIGGSHALHRHEKLAIAVSKAMCGHSLQETKKDGRFHVHTKTYLDGAILKEEMERSADVLAAGLLEVSDPSLSSKFFLRQHWMDESDGTGDSILKHKPIWATYSQSRKKEKKRTIEKKKQGDLHRTYGTRVIPVFVLSLADVDEHLMMEGESLVWTSKDVVIVLQHQNDKIPLSYVSEIERRHAIPVLAQRHILAGLASVVGGLSAPYEKASHVHERPVVNWLWATGCHPFGPFSNTSHVSQLLKDVALRNTIYAGVDSALHRIRETSEAVQAFAAEHLKTPLGEPVKGKKNKTSTELWLEKFYKKTTNLPEPFPHELVDRLEKYLDSLEEQLVDLSSLLYDHRLQEAHSNSSDILQSSIFTQQYVEHILASEREKMRCCSIEYKLPVQSSQNLVYAGILLAGFFVYFVVIFFSSPVR, translated from the exons ATGGTTCGAATAACAATCTGTTTTTGCATAGTGATAGTTGCACTGAGTCTGTTCACGACTCAGTCCGAACCAGCTGTTCAGGCCTATCGTAGAGATCCAGGTCACCAACAGTGGCACCATGGAGCTTTTCAAGACGTTAAAGACAGTGTTCGATCGGATGTTCGTCAAATGCTTCACTCTCGCGCCGAG GTTCCATTTCAAGTCCCTCTTGAAGTGAATATAGTTCTTGTTGGTTTTAGTGGCGACGGGGGCTACAGGTATGCATTAGATTCTCCGAAGTTGGAGGAGTTTCTGAAAGTTAGTTTCCCGACTCATAGGCCCTCATGTTTGGAGACGGGCCAGCCACTTGATATTGAACATCACATTGTATATAATGCATTTCCG GCTGGGCAGCCAGAACTAATAGCCTTGGAGAAAGCACTTAAGGCAGCCATGGTGCCTGCTGGAAATGCAAGAGAG ACTGATTTTGGAAGGGAAGTTCCCCTTTTTGAAGTTGAGGCAACTGCAGTGGAACCAGAATTTCAGAAACTTTACACTTATCTATTTGATCTTGAGAGTTGGGGACAGTCCGGTGAAGAGATGGATAGACCTTGGCCTACTGTAATCTTTATTGTTAACTTTGATAAG GTAAGATTGGACCCCAGGAACAAGGACATTGACCTGGACAGTTTAATGTATGGCAGAATCACACAACTCAATGAGGAAGAGATGAAAAAACAAGAAGGAGATTACATATATCGCTATCGTTATAATGGAGGGGGAGCTTCTCAAGTCTGGCTTGGCTCTAGCAG GTTTGTTGTGGTTGACCTCTCAGCAGGTCCTTGCACTTATGGAAAGATCGAAACTGAAGAAGGAAGCGTTAGTTCCAGATCATTGCCTCGTTTGCGGAATGTTGTTTTTCACAAAGGGTTAGGTGTAGTTACTGAGCATGCCGCTCATGATACTTTTGTTGGGCAGCTTGCCTCACTAGTTGCAACCACCATTGAACACGTCATAGCTCCGGATGTTAG GTTTGAAACAGCTGATATGACAACAAGGTTGCTTATCCCTATCATTGTCCTTCAAAATCACAATCGCTTCAATATCATGACAAGTGGCCATAACTATAGTCTTGATATTGGAGCAATAGAAGCTGAG GTGAAGAAGATGCTTCACAAAGAACAGGAAGTAGTGATGATTGGAGGTTCGCATGCCTTACATCGCCATGAGAAATTGGCTATAGCTGTTTCAAAAGCCATGTGTGGTCATTCCCTTCAAGAAACAAAGAAGGATGGACGTTTCCATGTTCATACAAAGACATATCTTGATGGTGCGATCCTTAAAGAG GAGATGGAACGATCCGCAGATGTGCTTGCCGCCGGTTTACTTGAGGTTTCTGACCCTTCACTCTCAAGTAAATTTTTTCTCCGCCAG cACTGGATGGATGAGAGTGATGGTACAGGTGATTCCATACTAAAGCATAAACCTATCTGGGCTACTTATAGCCAGAGCcgaaaaaaggagaagaaaagaacaatagaaaagaagaaacaaggaGATCTGCATCGCACATATGGTACCAGAGTCATCCCAGT ATTTGTTCTATCTTTAGCTGATGTGGATGAACATCTTATGATGGAAGGTGAAAGTCTTGTTTGGACAAGTAAGGATGTAGTTATTGTACTCCAACATCAGAATGATAAGATACCTTTGAG CTACGTTTCAGAAATAGAGAGAAGGCATGCTATTCCAGTGCTAGCCCAACGGCATATATTGGCAGGGCTGGCTTCTGTAGTGGGTGGACTGAGTGCTCCATATGAAAAGGCTTCTCATGTGCATGAAAGGCCTGTTGTTAATTGGCTCTGGGCAACAGGTTGCCACCCATTTGGACCATTCTCTAACACTTCCCATGTCAGTCAATTGCTCAAGGATGTCGCCTTG AGGAACACAATATATGCAGGTGTTGATTCAGCCCTTCACCGGATCAGGGAGACATCAGAG GCTGTCCAAGCTTTTGCTGCTGAACATCTCAAAACTCCTCTTGGTGAGCCAGTGAAGggtaaaaagaacaaaacaagcaCTGAACTATGGCTGGAAAAGTTCTATAAAAAGACTACCAACTTGCCTGAACCATTCCCCCATGAGTTAGTTGATCGACTAGAAAAATACTTGGAT AGCCTTGAGGAACAACTCGTAGACCTGTCTTCCCTACTATATGATCATCGCTTGCAAGAAGCGCACTCGAATAGTTCAGATATTCTGCAAAGTTCCATTTTCACTCAGCA GTACGTGGAACATATTTTGGCGTCTGAAAGGGAGAAAATGAGATGCTGCAGCATTGAATACAAACTTCCAGTGCAGTCTTCTCAGAATTTAGTTTACGCCGGCATTCTTTTAGCTGGTTTTTTCGTGTATTTTGTTGTGATCTTCTTTTCATCACCTGTACGTTAA